From Halobacteriovorax sp. HLS, the proteins below share one genomic window:
- the def gene encoding peptide deformylase has product MSIREVTKMGNPILRMPATQLSNQEILSKETISLLKDMYDTMVDCGGIGIAAPQVGVSKQVAIIKIPKDSSRYPQTTESSLFTIFNPKIEVLDETKQGFWEGCLSVPGLRGYVERPSKIKVIFQDEQANEKEIVLEGFLATVFQHELDHLFGLLYVDRIKDMSKLTFESEFEQFWATTD; this is encoded by the coding sequence ATGTCGATAAGAGAAGTTACAAAAATGGGAAATCCGATACTTAGAATGCCTGCGACACAACTTTCTAATCAAGAAATACTATCTAAAGAAACTATATCACTTTTAAAAGACATGTATGACACTATGGTGGACTGTGGTGGTATTGGCATAGCCGCCCCGCAAGTTGGAGTCTCCAAGCAAGTTGCTATTATAAAAATCCCTAAAGATTCTAGCAGATACCCACAAACAACTGAAAGTAGCCTATTTACTATTTTCAATCCAAAAATAGAGGTTCTTGATGAGACGAAACAAGGATTTTGGGAAGGATGTCTTTCTGTTCCAGGGCTTAGAGGCTATGTAGAAAGGCCATCTAAAATAAAAGTCATCTTTCAAGATGAACAAGCAAATGAAAAAGAGATTGTCTTGGAAGGATTTTTGGCCACAGTTTTCCAGCATGAATTAGATCACTTATTCGGTCTGCTATATGTAGATAGAATTAAGGATATGAGTAAGCTAACTTTTGAGTCGGAATTTGAGCAATTTTGGGCAACTACAGATTAA
- a CDS encoding DUF6165 family protein produces MIIKCSVSLGELVDKISILRIKMLNIKDAQKVSLAKNEYDELMSTLDKLSLDGIDSFLEELVSVNSELWKIEDDIREQERAKDFGEKFIELARAVYVTNDRRFAVKNRINNQFGSGIKEVKSYEEY; encoded by the coding sequence ATGATTATAAAATGTTCAGTTTCACTAGGTGAGTTAGTTGATAAAATCTCGATATTAAGAATAAAAATGCTTAATATTAAAGATGCTCAAAAAGTATCTCTTGCTAAGAATGAGTATGATGAGCTTATGAGTACTTTAGATAAATTATCTTTAGATGGCATTGATAGCTTTCTTGAGGAATTAGTGAGTGTTAATAGTGAATTATGGAAAATTGAGGATGATATAAGAGAGCAGGAGAGAGCGAAGGACTTTGGAGAGAAGTTTATTGAATTGGCCAGAGCTGTTTATGTAACTAATGATCGTCGCTTTGCAGTAAAAAATAGAATAAATAATCAATTTGGATCTGGCATTAAAGAAGTTAAATCTTACGAAGAATACTAA
- a CDS encoding class I SAM-dependent methyltransferase encodes MAKLSLENKYKLYEASVQNHECDIDFINKEYRRIFGKLPMSLREDFGGTAAMACDWVKQSDNHIAWGVDLDSEPISYGIDNHYSKLNDAQKERMKYIEGNVLDNRDFKSDIVVAFNFSYFIFKERKTLLEYFKKVREGLNDEGAFFVDLFGGTDACQELVEESDHDSHTYFWDCESFNPITSEVLYYIHFEQDGHKYERVFTYDWRMWGLKELQDIMIDAGFSKVVTYWEGEDGDGGGDGNFYPSDKEENCESWVTYLCAIK; translated from the coding sequence ATGGCAAAGCTATCGTTAGAGAATAAATATAAGCTTTATGAAGCTTCAGTACAAAACCATGAATGCGATATAGACTTCATTAATAAAGAGTATAGACGCATCTTTGGGAAATTACCGATGTCTTTGAGAGAAGATTTTGGTGGTACGGCAGCGATGGCCTGTGATTGGGTTAAGCAATCAGATAATCATATTGCATGGGGTGTTGATTTAGACTCTGAGCCAATCAGTTATGGTATTGATAATCATTACTCTAAGCTAAATGATGCTCAAAAAGAGAGAATGAAATATATTGAAGGCAATGTGTTAGACAATAGAGACTTTAAGTCTGATATTGTTGTGGCCTTTAATTTCTCTTATTTTATATTCAAAGAAAGAAAGACTCTTTTAGAGTATTTCAAAAAAGTTAGAGAAGGTCTAAATGATGAGGGAGCTTTCTTTGTCGATCTCTTTGGTGGAACAGATGCTTGTCAGGAACTAGTTGAAGAGTCTGACCATGATTCTCATACTTACTTCTGGGACTGTGAATCTTTTAATCCTATTACAAGTGAAGTTCTCTACTATATTCACTTTGAACAAGATGGACATAAATACGAAAGAGTATTTACTTATGATTGGAGAATGTGGGGACTTAAAGAGCTTCAAGATATTATGATTGATGCTGGTTTCTCTAAAGTCGTTACTTACTGGGAAGGTGAAGATGGCGATGGAGGTGGAGATGGAAACTTCTATCCTTCTGATAAAGAAGAAAATTGTGAGTCTTGGGTAACTTACCTTTGTGCTATTAAATAA
- the greB gene encoding transcription elongation factor GreB: MDKEFINYMTPGSFKRLSDEMNHLLKVERPQTTKVIAWAAGNGDRSENADYIYGKKRLREIDSRLRFLRKRLHNSKVIDPLEMNSDQVQFSATVEVLDEDDQRKEFSIVGIDEVDPSRGKISWRSPLGKVLLGKSVGDFVTVKAPKGEYEVEIIKIEYKEIK; the protein is encoded by the coding sequence ATGGATAAAGAATTTATCAACTATATGACTCCAGGTTCATTTAAAAGACTCAGTGATGAAATGAATCACTTGCTTAAAGTTGAAAGACCGCAAACAACTAAAGTAATAGCATGGGCAGCTGGAAACGGTGATCGCTCAGAAAATGCAGATTATATATATGGTAAGAAGAGGCTTAGAGAGATTGATAGTAGACTTAGGTTTCTTAGGAAAAGGTTGCATAACTCAAAAGTGATCGATCCTCTAGAGATGAATTCTGATCAAGTTCAGTTTTCTGCAACAGTAGAAGTATTAGATGAAGATGATCAAAGAAAAGAGTTTTCAATTGTTGGCATAGATGAAGTTGATCCAAGCCGTGGAAAAATCAGTTGGAGATCTCCTCTTGGAAAAGTTTTACTTGGAAAGAGTGTAGGAGACTTTGTAACTGTTAAGGCCCCAAAAGGGGAATATGAAGTTGAAATTATCAAAATAGAATATAAGGAAATAAAATGA
- the nrdR gene encoding transcriptional regulator NrdR produces the protein MVNSLNLKLSPCQESFENVKKDLKNTGILMHCPICQTTDTKVVDSRLMPEGLSVRRRRKCESCDNRFTTYEKIQIQMPAVVKHDGRRESYDREKILRGLKKACQKRPVSTEDLDKLMERVERFMLEHYPKEINSNIIGEKTMEELLHLDPVAYTRFASFYWDYKDIEGFVSSLLKNLTASKGNQREQLQQ, from the coding sequence ATGGTAAATTCTTTAAATTTAAAGCTTTCCCCTTGCCAAGAAAGCTTTGAAAACGTAAAAAAGGACCTTAAAAATACAGGAATACTAATGCATTGCCCTATTTGCCAAACTACAGATACTAAAGTTGTCGACTCACGCTTGATGCCAGAGGGCCTAAGTGTGAGACGTAGAAGAAAGTGCGAAAGCTGTGACAATAGATTCACTACATACGAAAAAATTCAAATTCAAATGCCAGCGGTTGTAAAACATGACGGACGTCGAGAGTCTTATGACCGAGAAAAGATTCTTAGAGGGCTAAAGAAGGCCTGTCAAAAAAGGCCTGTCTCAACTGAAGACTTAGATAAATTAATGGAAAGAGTAGAACGCTTTATGCTCGAGCATTATCCTAAGGAAATAAACTCCAATATCATTGGTGAAAAAACAATGGAAGAACTACTGCATCTAGATCCAGTGGCCTACACTCGTTTTGCTTCATTTTACTGGGATTATAAAGACATTGAAGGATTTGTATCTTCATTACTAAAAAACCTTACTGCTTCAAAAGGAAATCAGCGTGAGCAACTTCAGCAATAA
- the nusB gene encoding transcription antitermination factor NusB — protein sequence MSNFSNKTNAREFTFKFIYNILNSAPDLINLVSTKSPKEDYEQLFEEFLSSYTEPDSEHPNNQVTNNAKSFALILIEGILSNKDALEDKISPLLHKRKIHQLEKIDYTILMLGSFEILNIKDTPKNVVIDEMVNLAKKFGTADSYSFINGTLDSLK from the coding sequence GTGAGCAACTTCAGCAATAAAACAAATGCCAGAGAGTTTACTTTTAAATTTATCTATAACATTTTAAACTCTGCTCCAGACCTTATTAACCTAGTAAGCACTAAGAGCCCAAAAGAAGACTACGAGCAGCTTTTTGAAGAGTTCTTATCTTCATATACAGAGCCTGATAGTGAACATCCAAATAACCAAGTTACAAATAATGCAAAGAGTTTTGCATTAATTCTTATAGAAGGAATACTATCTAATAAAGATGCTCTAGAGGACAAGATTTCCCCACTATTGCATAAGAGAAAGATTCATCAATTAGAAAAAATTGATTACACAATTTTAATGCTTGGATCATTTGAAATTTTAAATATCAAAGATACTCCAAAAAATGTTGTGATCGATGAAATGGTTAATCTTGCAAAGAAGTTTGGAACTGCCGACTCTTACTCGTTTATTAATGGAACTCTAGACTCATTGAAGTAA
- a CDS encoding low molecular weight protein-tyrosine-phosphatase, translating to MTRVLFVCLGNICRSPAAEGIFLSKLSKLNLLDKFEVDSAGTSGVHTGELPDKRMCKAAQIRGYDLSSRSRKFIKDDFYRYDYIVVMDESNLSNILSLDLTNEFSQKVVLITDYCSNFKISGVPDPYYGGDEGFNHVIDILEDALSVFLKRLSDG from the coding sequence ATGACTAGAGTTCTTTTTGTCTGTCTAGGAAATATTTGTAGATCCCCAGCCGCTGAAGGAATATTTCTAAGTAAGCTTAGTAAGTTAAATCTACTTGATAAATTTGAAGTAGATTCAGCAGGAACCAGTGGTGTACATACAGGAGAGCTTCCTGACAAAAGAATGTGTAAAGCTGCACAAATAAGGGGATATGATCTTAGTTCAAGATCTAGAAAATTTATAAAAGACGACTTTTATAGATATGATTATATTGTTGTTATGGATGAATCAAATCTCTCTAATATCTTGAGTTTAGATTTAACTAATGAATTTTCACAAAAAGTTGTCTTGATCACCGACTATTGCTCTAATTTCAAAATTAGTGGTGTTCCTGATCCATATTATGGTGGAGATGAAGGTTTTAATCACGTTATAGATATTCTTGAGGATGCACTAAGTGTATTTTTAAAGAGATTAAGTGATGGATAA